One window of Centropristis striata isolate RG_2023a ecotype Rhode Island chromosome 23, C.striata_1.0, whole genome shotgun sequence genomic DNA carries:
- the si:ch211-171b20.3 gene encoding uncharacterized protein si:ch211-171b20.3, whose product MFISIVESRDWKTFVSGFIVGGSPNLAKDDRLEMENNHPEDINGRHFLFDKQCARLERTRTVIPPLPRDYHVHRPGNLHPFSLSKDLSHSHAGRPFTLGYPERYELHTTPAILFPSTLVLNGRNTFSVENCKHSRPKVNYPTYNLLTVRDNQKSQSYPDPVVGASRSFLHRISELSSLEGETVRQEKLKKMRKPKKPPS is encoded by the exons atgtttATCTCTATTGTAGAATCCAGGGATTGGAAAACCTTCGTTAGCGGCTTCATAGTTGGAGG GTCACCTAACTTAGCCAAAGATGACAGACTGGAAATGGAGAACAATCACCCAGAGGACATCAATGGAAGACACTTTCTTTTTGATAAACAAT gtgCGAGGTTAGAGAGGACCAGAACTGTTATTCCTCCGCTGCCAAGAGACTACCATGTGCACAGACCTGGCAACCTGCATCCCTTCAGCCTCTCCAAGGATCTTTCCCACAGCCATGCAGGGCGGCCTTTCACCCTGGG CTACCCTGAAAGATATGAACTGCATACAACTCCAGCCATCCTCTTTCCCTCCACTTTAGTCCTCAATGGCAGAAACACCTTCTCAGTTGAAAACTGCAAGCACAGCAG GCCTAAGGTGAATTATCCAACCTACAACCTACTGACTGTTAGAGACAATCAAAAGA GCCAGTCCTATCCAGACCCAGTGGTCGGAGCCTCTCGCTCTTTTCTCCACAGGATATCTGAGCTGTCCTCTTTGGAGGGTGAGACGGTGAGACAAGAAAAGCTCAAGAAAATGAGGAAACCTAAAAAACCTCCATCCTGA
- the rpl7 gene encoding 60S ribosomal protein L7, with amino-acid sequence MADAEKKVPAVPESLLKRRKAFATMKAMRVKKMLAEKKARKVTRKLIYKRAEKYHKEYRQMYRREIRLSRTARKVGNYYVPAEPKLAFVIRIRGINGVSPKVRKVLQLLRLRQIFNGVFVKLNKASINMLRIAEPYIAWGYPNLKSVRELIYKRGHGRMRKQRIALTDNALVEKALGKYGIICVEDLIHEIYTVGKNFKPANNFLWPFKLSSPRGGMNKKTTHFVEGGDAGNREDQINRMIRRMN; translated from the exons ATGGCGGACGCAGA aaaaaaagtaccGGCGGTCCCTGAGAGCCTTTTGAAAAGGCGAAAGGCCTTTGCCACCATGAAGGCCATGCGCGTCAAGAAGATGCTGGCCGAGAAAAAG GCCCGCAAAGTGACCAGGAAACTGATCTACAAGAGGGCTGAGAAGTACCACAAGGAGTACAGGCAGATGTACAGGCGTGAAATCCGTCTGAGTCGTACTGCTCGCAAAGTGGGAAACTACTACGTGCCAGCTGAGCCCAAACTGGCCTTTGTGATCAGAATCAGAGG TATCAATGGTGTCAGCCCCAAGGTCCGCAAAGTTCTGCAGCTGCTCCGTCTGCGCCAGATCTTTAATGGTGTGTTCGTCAAGCTGAACAAGGCTTCAATCAACATGCTTAGGATTGCAGAGCCTTACATCGCTTGGGG ATACCCCAACCTGAAGTCTGTGCGTGAGCTCATCTACAAACGTGGTCATGGCAGAATGAGGAAACAGCGCATCGCCCTCACAGACAACGCTCTGGTGGAGAAGGCCCTCG GCAAATATGGCATCATCTGTGTTGAGGACCTCATCCACGAGATTTACACAGTTGGAAAGAACTTCAAGCCCGCCAACAACTTCCTGTGGCCATTCAAGCTGTCGTCACCCCGCGGTGGTATGAACAAGAAGACCACACACTTCGTGGAGGGAGGAGACGCTGGCAACAGGGAGGATCAGATCAACAGAATGATCAGGAGGATGAACTGA
- the rdh10a gene encoding retinol dehydrogenase 10-A, with protein sequence MMIIIAEFFVVILKVLWAFVTAGAKWVVRPKEKSVAGQVCVITGAGSGLGRLFAKEFARRRAILVLWDINSQSNEETAEMVRQIYHELDTPITKDGPVGGVEEVPPFQPQVYTYVCDVGKRESVYSTAEKVRREVGEVDILINNAGVVSGHHLLECPDELIERTMVVNCHAHFWTTKAFLPKMLELNHGHIVTVASSLGLFSTAGVEDYCASKFGAIGFHESLSHELKASEKDGINMTLVCPYLVDTGMFKGCRIRKEIEPFLPPLKPEFCVKQAMRAILTDQPMICTPRIVYMVNFMKSILPFEAIVCMYRFLGADKCMYPFLAQRKEAMNNNEAKNGI encoded by the exons ATGATGATAATTATCGCGGAGTTCTTCGTGGTTATTTTGAAGGTGCTCTGGGCTTTTGTAACTGCCGGGGCTAAATGGGTGGTGCGGCCAAAGGAGAAGAGCGTGGCGGGACAGGTGTGCGTGATCACCGGGGCTGGAAGCGGCCTCGGCCGGCTCTTCGCCAAGGAGTTCGCCCGGAGACGAGCGATTCTGGTGTTATGGGACATTAACAGCCAAAGCAACGAGGAAACGGCGGAGATGGTGCGGCAGATATACCATGAACTGGACACTCCCATAACCAAAGACG gACCTGTTGGAGGAGTAGAGGAGGTCCCTCCTTTCCAGCCACAGGTCTACACCTATGTGTGTGATGTGGGGAAGAGGGAGAGTGTGTATTCAACAGCTGAGAAGGTGCGGCGAGAGGTGGGAGAGGTGGACATACTGATCAACAATGCTGGCGTCGTCTCTGGCCATCACCTCCTGGAGTGCCCCGATGAGCTGATCGAGCGCACCATGGTGGTCAACTGCCATGCACACTTCTGG ACCACCAAGGCGTTTCTCCCCAAGATGCTGGAGCTGAATCATGGTCACATTGTGACGGTTGCCAGCTCCCTGGGTTTATTCAGCACAGCTGGAGTGGAG GATTACTGTGCCAGTAAGTTTGGTGCCATCGGGTTCCACGAGTCACTGAGCCATGAGCTGAAGGCCTCAGAGAAGGATGGCATCAACATGACTCTGGTGTGCCCTTACCTGGTCGACACGGGAATGTTCAAAGGCTGCAGGATAAG GAAGGAGATTGAGCCTTTCCTGCCTCCTCTGAAACCAGAGTTTTGTGTGAAACAGGCCATGAGGGCCATCCTCACCGACCAGCCCATGATCTGTACACCTCGCATCGTCTATATGGTCAACTTCATGAAAAG CATCCTGCCTTTCGAGGCCATTGTGTGCATGTACCGGTTCCTGGGCGCCGACAAGTGCATGTACCCCTTCCTAGCTCAGAGAAAGGAGGCCATGAACAACAATGAGGCGAAGAACGGGATCTAG